One window of the Tetragenococcus koreensis genome contains the following:
- a CDS encoding DUF4311 domain-containing protein, whose product MEFVTILIKSLIIGGLLGFSAGVGAARMFHAPNTQALGAFRTLGEMNACQGDAASHFSFGLGFFFNAWASAVGAGAFTQDVTHRVVPNWAAAALLYKNKDVSQTIQDPKKMGIAGTIIGMIVVAFLNSTAAAIPEALQVTAVAVLVPAATILIDTVMPIIFWLAAIDAGRRTGFWGTLFGGFAQMIMGNAVPGVVLGILIGKGVDDQGWSRITRIILFAAILLFILSGFFRGFDLELLESFKLSVPDWLDNVHEIIKTE is encoded by the coding sequence ATGGAGTTTGTTACGATACTAATAAAATCATTAATTATTGGTGGATTGTTGGGATTTTCTGCAGGTGTTGGGGCAGCTAGAATGTTCCATGCGCCAAATACACAAGCTCTGGGAGCATTTCGTACACTTGGAGAAATGAACGCTTGCCAGGGTGATGCAGCTTCTCACTTTTCATTTGGTTTAGGTTTTTTCTTTAACGCTTGGGCATCAGCGGTAGGAGCTGGTGCTTTTACACAAGATGTCACTCATCGGGTGGTTCCAAACTGGGCTGCTGCTGCTTTATTATATAAAAATAAGGATGTAAGTCAGACAATCCAAGATCCCAAAAAAATGGGGATCGCTGGAACTATTATTGGAATGATCGTAGTTGCCTTTTTAAATAGTACTGCTGCTGCTATTCCTGAAGCATTACAAGTGACTGCAGTTGCGGTATTAGTCCCTGCGGCAACAATATTAATTGATACAGTTATGCCTATTATTTTCTGGCTAGCTGCAATTGATGCTGGTAGACGAACTGGTTTTTGGGGGACTTTATTTGGCGGATTCGCTCAGATGATTATGGGAAATGCTGTACCTGGAGTAGTTTTGGGCATATTGATAGGAAAAGGTGTCGATGACCAAGGCTGGTCAAGAATTACGAGAATCATCTTATTTGCCGCAATTTTACTATTTATTCTAAGTGGGTTCTTCCGTGGTTTTGATTTGGAATTATTGGAAAGCTTTAAGCTGTCAGTTCCGGATTGGTTAGATAATGTTCACGAAATTATTAAGACAGAATAG
- a CDS encoding CadD family cadmium resistance transporter has product MLQSIFSAIAIYISTSIDYLFILLIIFSQSHTQKGIRHIFWGQYLGTGILVAVSLFAAYVLNFIPQDWIIGFLGLIPIYLGIRVAVIGEEEEEEEEVVEKLESRGTSRLFWTVTLITIASGGDNLGIYIPYFTSLAVSEIVITLIVFAISVAVLCCVSYKLAKISFVSETLEKYERIIVPIVFIGLGIYILIENGTIQTVLSLFN; this is encoded by the coding sequence TTGTTACAAAGTATTTTTTCAGCTATCGCTATTTATATTTCTACCAGCATTGATTATTTGTTTATCTTGCTAATTATCTTTTCTCAAAGTCACACACAAAAAGGTATTCGTCACATTTTTTGGGGTCAATATCTTGGAACAGGCATTTTGGTAGCCGTAAGTTTGTTTGCTGCTTATGTGCTAAATTTTATTCCGCAAGATTGGATCATTGGATTTCTTGGATTAATTCCAATTTATTTAGGTATCCGTGTCGCTGTGATAGGCGAAGAGGAGGAAGAAGAAGAGGAAGTCGTTGAAAAGTTAGAATCTAGAGGAACCAGTCGGTTATTTTGGACTGTCACCTTAATAACCATTGCGTCAGGTGGCGATAATTTAGGGATTTATATTCCCTACTTTACTTCGCTAGCTGTTTCCGAAATTGTTATTACTTTAATCGTATTTGCTATCTCTGTTGCGGTTCTTTGCTGTGTCAGTTATAAATTAGCCAAAATTTCCTTTGTTTCCGAAACGTTAGAAAAATATGAACGAATCATTGTTCCTATCGTGTTTATTGGTTTAGGAATTTATATATTGATCGAAAATGGTACGATTCAAACTGTATTGAGTTTATTTAATTAA
- a CDS encoding helix-turn-helix transcriptional regulator yields the protein MKWTDVKKDISSISQEDKNLIELTALLASLRREKNMTQKELAEKVHVSQAQIARVENFSYAPSLKTITKIADGLNLELTFIDKTTKKLVKN from the coding sequence ATGAAATGGACAGATGTAAAGAAAGACATTAGCAGCATTTCTCAAGAAGATAAAAATCTGATTGAGTTGACTGCTTTATTAGCCAGTCTCCGTAGAGAAAAGAATATGACTCAAAAAGAATTAGCTGAAAAAGTACATGTTTCTCAGGCTCAAATAGCTCGTGTAGAAAACTTTTCTTATGCTCCTTCTCTAAAGACCATTACAAAAATTGCAGACGGTTTAAACTTAGAGCTGACATTTATAGACAAAACGACTAAAAAACTGGTAAAAAATTAA
- a CDS encoding BglG family transcription antiterminator, translating to MELSRRSIKIILKLLENESTITTRELGEKFNVSVRTIKYDLADIREWLKIKNIKLYSQRNKGVWFDLTDVEKITLKNELLVTQSFDVYPDQTTRVSRILMQLLMTNDLLTIDKLADFLSVSKNTIVTDLEKVDLLAETFQVKLSRSSGYGLSVQGKEEDLRYLIEHLLQSNFTEYDIYIIMNQLVNPKDERTSSINLGKNDLFQSTYTKIINELSLLLNPTLLDQFNYTELLSISLRSAISVCRLSLHQPIGSLKLLNDQEKLIQKKSIPFLIMKKIFEQYDLPLLEEEYKYIASNYTKKGPVQDSLDLTNRLIKDVTEEISIPFIKDHQLLTNLFAHLSLRLSKKYQFINEYNPFVDDIKKKYPDLFNAVLVACRREIVNLGVRIDESFVAYIALHFLASLEKQKQEVIRVVYICSTGLGVTNLIQQRIYEEIGNVEIIGFASVLNADEVIKEKKPDLVISIFPIESDTCPVIKVNAIPSKDDIQKIKSTVDYLLANNGGIFESHLKQTREKNEFKNSEKFSQDLIVKGYIIYEGLLTIFKGVLKDDYLDAFLLHVFLMVHRITFDIQYDPVGNVDKDVLISDKQLLLKVEQLFAENDLSVNDAELTALFQYIDI from the coding sequence ATGGAACTTTCTAGGCGAAGTATTAAAATCATTTTAAAATTGTTGGAAAATGAATCGACCATAACGACAAGAGAGTTGGGTGAGAAATTTAACGTTAGCGTTAGAACAATTAAGTATGATTTGGCGGATATCCGTGAATGGTTAAAAATAAAAAACATAAAATTATATAGTCAAAGAAATAAAGGCGTTTGGTTTGACTTAACCGATGTAGAAAAAATAACCCTTAAAAATGAGTTACTCGTAACTCAAAGTTTTGATGTTTATCCGGATCAAACGACCAGAGTTTCAAGAATCTTAATGCAGTTGTTGATGACAAACGATCTTCTTACTATTGATAAATTAGCAGACTTTTTATCGGTATCGAAAAATACGATAGTTACAGATTTAGAAAAAGTAGACTTACTTGCTGAAACTTTTCAAGTAAAGCTTAGCAGGAGCAGCGGATATGGACTATCCGTACAGGGAAAGGAAGAAGATCTACGTTACTTAATAGAACACTTACTTCAATCGAACTTTACAGAATATGATATTTATATCATTATGAACCAATTAGTTAATCCTAAAGATGAAAGAACAAGTTCTATTAACTTAGGAAAAAACGACCTATTTCAATCGACGTATACTAAGATAATAAATGAGTTATCATTACTGCTTAACCCTACTTTGTTAGATCAGTTTAATTATACTGAGTTACTATCCATTTCATTACGAAGTGCCATATCTGTTTGTCGATTAAGTTTACATCAGCCTATTGGTTCATTAAAGCTTTTAAATGACCAAGAAAAACTAATTCAGAAGAAAAGTATACCGTTCTTAATTATGAAAAAAATCTTTGAACAATATGATCTACCTTTATTAGAAGAAGAGTATAAGTATATTGCAAGCAATTATACAAAAAAAGGCCCCGTCCAAGATTCACTTGATTTAACTAATCGATTGATTAAAGATGTCACGGAAGAAATTTCTATTCCTTTCATTAAAGATCATCAATTATTGACTAATTTATTCGCACATTTATCCTTGCGGTTAAGTAAGAAGTATCAGTTTATTAACGAATATAATCCCTTTGTGGACGATATAAAGAAAAAATATCCTGATCTTTTTAATGCTGTCTTAGTAGCTTGTCGGAGAGAAATAGTTAATTTAGGAGTTCGAATAGACGAATCTTTTGTTGCCTATATAGCACTTCATTTTTTGGCCTCTCTTGAAAAACAAAAACAAGAAGTTATTCGTGTTGTATACATATGTTCTACTGGATTAGGAGTGACTAATCTTATACAGCAGCGGATATATGAAGAAATTGGTAATGTAGAGATTATTGGATTCGCTTCAGTTTTGAACGCAGACGAAGTAATAAAAGAAAAAAAGCCAGATCTTGTGATTAGTATTTTCCCAATTGAAAGCGATACTTGTCCTGTGATTAAAGTCAATGCAATTCCCTCAAAAGATGACATTCAAAAAATTAAAAGTACCGTTGACTATTTATTAGCAAATAATGGTGGTATTTTTGAGAGTCATTTAAAACAAACCAGAGAAAAAAATGAGTTTAAAAACAGTGAAAAATTTAGTCAGGATTTGATTGTAAAAGGCTATATTATTTACGAAGGATTATTGACTATTTTTAAAGGAGTGCTAAAAGATGATTACTTAGATGCTTTTTTGTTGCATGTATTCTTAATGGTGCATCGGATAACTTTTGATATCCAGTATGATCCAGTAGGAAACGTAGATAAAGATGTATTAATTAGTGATAAGCAACTTCTATTAAAAGTTGAACAGCTTTTTGCTGAAAACGATTTATCAGTTAATGATGCTGAACTAACCGCATTATTTCAATATATAGACATTTAG
- a CDS encoding FAD-dependent oxidoreductase encodes MKIIVIGSVAAGTSVAAKARRNTEEAEIIVYDQGKDISYSVCGIPYQIGGEVEELSALTPRNAAWFKKRYNVSVFTEHKVTKVDHANKQLEVTDLVSGEKKLENYDVLVFATGASPFTPPPFNQKEYDNVFQVRNIQDARDIGAYSAKQPKKALIIGAGFIGLEMTEQLIHKGLEVTIVQLEDQVMPPMDADMTFRVEEHMRAKGVNLILSDTVKTIEGETSVERVITTNGITIEPDIVILSAGVRPNTELAKEMGVELGASRAIAVNKKMQTNLPDVYAVGDVAESFSVITGKPIYRPLGSTANKMGRIAGDVITGGDLEHRGVLGTGIFRIFDLHVGQTGLTEKEAKKEGYDVEILYNIKPDHAEYLGGKELTIKALADKETGRILGAQAIGQGGVDKRIDVIATAITFKAKSEDLFHLDLAYAPPFATTKDPILYTGMALDNALKRNPLLTPAELIRRQNSGEKLQIIDTRSKKDYDKSHVKGAIHVPLAELRERNVELDKYVATVTYCNKGVTGNASQNLLLNYGFEKVYNLSGGNKNYQSYLKMLKSKSK; translated from the coding sequence ATGAAAATTATTGTCATTGGATCCGTTGCAGCAGGTACTTCTGTAGCAGCTAAAGCTAGAAGAAACACAGAAGAAGCTGAAATTATCGTTTACGATCAAGGAAAAGATATTTCTTATTCTGTTTGCGGGATTCCTTATCAAATTGGTGGCGAAGTTGAAGAATTAAGTGCCTTAACCCCGAGAAATGCAGCATGGTTCAAAAAGAGATACAATGTTTCAGTTTTCACCGAGCATAAAGTGACAAAAGTTGATCATGCCAACAAACAGTTAGAAGTGACGGATCTTGTTTCTGGAGAAAAGAAACTAGAAAATTACGATGTATTGGTTTTTGCTACAGGGGCTTCTCCATTCACTCCACCTCCATTTAATCAAAAAGAGTATGATAATGTGTTCCAAGTTCGAAATATTCAAGACGCACGAGATATTGGAGCCTATTCAGCTAAACAACCTAAAAAAGCATTGATTATTGGTGCTGGATTTATTGGTTTAGAAATGACAGAACAATTAATCCATAAAGGATTAGAAGTAACAATCGTTCAATTAGAAGATCAAGTCATGCCTCCTATGGACGCAGATATGACTTTCCGTGTAGAAGAGCATATGCGTGCAAAAGGTGTTAATTTAATCCTTAGCGACACGGTAAAAACGATTGAAGGAGAAACGTCAGTAGAGAGAGTTATCACGACAAACGGCATTACAATTGAACCAGATATCGTTATTTTATCAGCAGGTGTACGTCCAAATACAGAATTAGCTAAAGAAATGGGCGTAGAACTGGGAGCTTCAAGAGCAATTGCGGTCAACAAAAAAATGCAAACTAATCTTCCAGATGTTTATGCGGTTGGGGATGTGGCAGAAAGCTTCTCCGTTATTACAGGTAAGCCAATCTACCGTCCGTTAGGCTCAACGGCTAATAAAATGGGTCGAATCGCTGGAGATGTCATTACCGGTGGCGATTTAGAGCACAGAGGTGTCTTAGGAACAGGAATATTCAGAATCTTTGATCTACATGTCGGTCAAACAGGATTAACAGAAAAAGAAGCGAAAAAAGAAGGTTATGATGTTGAAATCTTATATAATATCAAGCCAGACCACGCCGAGTATTTAGGTGGGAAAGAATTGACTATCAAAGCATTAGCAGATAAAGAAACCGGTCGCATCTTAGGTGCACAAGCTATCGGTCAAGGTGGCGTAGACAAACGAATTGACGTAATCGCAACAGCTATTACGTTTAAAGCAAAATCGGAAGATTTATTCCATTTAGATTTAGCCTATGCACCACCATTTGCGACAACGAAAGACCCCATTCTTTATACGGGAATGGCATTGGATAATGCATTAAAACGAAATCCATTGTTAACACCAGCTGAATTAATACGTCGCCAAAATAGTGGTGAAAAATTACAAATTATCGATACACGTTCTAAAAAAGATTATGACAAATCACATGTTAAAGGAGCAATTCATGTTCCTTTGGCTGAACTGAGAGAAAGAAATGTAGAATTAGACAAATATGTAGCAACGGTCACTTATTGTAATAAAGGTGTAACTGGTAATGCATCTCAAAATTTATTATTAAATTATGGATTTGAAAAAGTTTATAATTTATCTGGTGGGAATAAAAATTATCAAAGTTATCTTAAAATGTTAAAATCGAAATCAAAATAA
- a CDS encoding PRD domain-containing protein: MEITEEAKEIIENSLYQNELRKIIEYTDDQLVSNDISLSGIQWTVLINHLKEMIDRKKEGASIPEVDSAMFSEVSSDSLLIADNIVKNIGNLSEDEKYILSIHFEAAKENN, translated from the coding sequence ATGGAAATAACTGAAGAAGCAAAGGAAATAATTGAGAATAGTCTTTATCAGAATGAATTAAGAAAAATAATAGAATATACGGATGATCAGCTAGTTAGTAATGATATAAGTCTTAGTGGAATTCAGTGGACTGTCCTTATTAATCACTTAAAAGAAATGATTGATAGGAAAAAAGAGGGGGCGTCTATACCTGAAGTTGATTCAGCAATGTTTTCTGAAGTTTCATCAGATTCATTATTAATTGCTGATAATATAGTTAAAAATATAGGAAATTTAAGCGAAGATGAAAAATATATTTTATCAATTCACTTTGAAGCAGCAAAAGAAAATAATTAA
- a CDS encoding amidohydrolase/deacetylase family metallohydrolase, producing MEETVLKGGKLITGETYDVAFKDNKITQVAPSIDTKNKKVINIDGKFISAGWIDDHVHCFEKMSLYYDFPDQVGVEKGVTTVIDAGTTGAENITDFYQLAKKARTNVFAMVNISKTGIVEQDELADLTKVKEELVTKAIQGLPEFIVGIKARMSKTVIGDNGITPLALAKKIQEKNHHIPLMVHIGSAPPELNETLSLMEKGDVLTHCFNGKSNGILNSNTNEIKDFAKQAYDKGVVFDIGHGTDSFNFNVAEVALKEGIKAKSISTDIYIRNRKNGPVYDMGTTLEKLHVTGYSWGEIIEKITVAPADNFNLSAKGKLEVGYDADVTVFDFISGEKELTDSNGFTRNTNEQIQPFKTVIGGQVYDN from the coding sequence ATGGAAGAAACAGTTTTAAAAGGTGGAAAGCTGATTACAGGTGAAACCTATGACGTTGCTTTTAAAGATAATAAGATCACACAAGTTGCGCCTTCAATTGATACAAAAAACAAAAAAGTCATCAATATTGATGGAAAGTTTATATCTGCTGGTTGGATAGATGATCACGTTCATTGTTTTGAAAAAATGAGTTTGTATTATGATTTCCCCGATCAAGTAGGTGTAGAAAAAGGAGTTACAACGGTTATTGATGCCGGAACTACCGGTGCAGAAAATATAACAGATTTTTATCAGTTAGCAAAAAAAGCGAGAACGAATGTTTTTGCTATGGTCAACATTTCTAAAACAGGGATCGTTGAACAAGATGAGTTAGCTGATTTAACAAAAGTTAAAGAAGAGCTTGTAACAAAAGCTATTCAAGGTTTACCTGAATTTATAGTTGGTATTAAAGCGCGAATGAGTAAAACAGTTATTGGTGATAATGGAATTACACCATTAGCTTTAGCAAAGAAAATTCAGGAAAAAAATCATCATATACCTTTGATGGTTCATATTGGTTCAGCCCCCCCAGAATTAAATGAAACGCTGTCTTTAATGGAAAAAGGTGATGTATTAACCCATTGCTTTAATGGAAAAAGCAACGGAATTTTAAATTCTAATACAAATGAAATTAAAGATTTTGCTAAACAAGCTTATGATAAAGGGGTCGTTTTTGATATTGGACATGGTACAGATAGTTTTAACTTTAATGTAGCAGAAGTTGCCTTAAAAGAAGGAATTAAGGCTAAATCTATCAGTACAGATATCTATATTCGTAACCGAAAAAATGGGCCAGTTTACGATATGGGGACAACGCTAGAAAAATTACATGTCACTGGATACTCTTGGGGAGAAATCATTGAAAAAATTACTGTTGCTCCGGCTGATAATTTTAACCTTTCTGCAAAAGGTAAATTAGAAGTGGGATATGATGCAGATGTTACCGTATTTGACTTTATTTCAGGAGAAAAAGAGCTAACAGATTCAAATGGTTTTACTAGGAACACCAATGAGCAAATTCAACCATTTAAGACAGTTATTGGAGGACAAGTTTATGACAATTAG
- a CDS encoding type II toxin-antitoxin system RelE/ParE family toxin: MKKYEIEFYEDKKGQSQIVNWIKELDSNPTKENKSTLKKLYYQMERLEYDGTFIGEPLVKQIEGKIWELRPVPNRVFFATLEDNELILLHQFRKKSQKTPKREIEQAKRELADWLERKKG; this comes from the coding sequence ATGAAAAAATATGAAATAGAGTTCTATGAAGATAAGAAAGGCCAAAGTCAAATAGTGAATTGGATCAAAGAACTGGATAGTAACCCGACTAAAGAAAATAAATCCACCTTAAAAAAGCTCTATTATCAAATGGAACGTCTGGAATATGACGGCACTTTTATAGGTGAGCCTCTTGTTAAACAGATTGAGGGTAAAATTTGGGAATTACGCCCAGTTCCTAATCGCGTATTTTTTGCAACCTTAGAAGATAATGAATTAATTTTATTACACCAGTTTAGAAAAAAATCCCAAAAGACACCCAAAAGAGAAATTGAACAAGCTAAACGTGAATTAGCTGATTGGTTAGAACGCAAGAAAGGATGA
- a CDS encoding glycine-rich SFCGS family protein — translation MVKVVIADRMGKGQNVAKGVEAAEGTAVVVPGMGADMRLGDVMQEENADLGISFCGSGGAGALTAANKYGYPERHGMRSIDEGVTAINDGKIVLGFGFLDQEELGKRIVETYLKKYGSQ, via the coding sequence ATGGTAAAAGTAGTTATTGCAGATCGGATGGGGAAAGGACAAAATGTAGCAAAAGGTGTAGAAGCTGCAGAAGGAACGGCAGTAGTAGTCCCTGGCATGGGAGCTGATATGAGATTAGGCGATGTGATGCAAGAAGAAAACGCAGATTTAGGAATATCCTTTTGTGGAAGTGGAGGCGCAGGTGCACTAACTGCAGCAAATAAATACGGTTATCCAGAACGGCATGGAATGCGCTCGATTGATGAAGGAGTTACCGCTATTAATGATGGAAAAATCGTTTTAGGCTTTGGCTTTTTGGACCAAGAAGAACTAGGCAAAAGAATAGTTGAAACTTATCTAAAGAAATACGGTAGTCAATAG
- a CDS encoding DUF4312 family protein, whose translation MNVLEKEKSSVTVTGRGKNRKEVFADALSSVQKQITKYADNVPVRIEPVTITILSAEEKSYMERFLFFFFPRKKTEYTLKLKIGIEISSIDVNKVDFKKIDETKPKLFKKSILAKRIKE comes from the coding sequence GTGAATGTTTTAGAAAAAGAAAAAAGTTCAGTTACTGTGACCGGTAGAGGAAAAAATAGAAAAGAGGTTTTTGCCGATGCTTTGAGCAGTGTGCAAAAACAAATTACTAAATATGCAGATAACGTACCTGTACGAATTGAACCAGTTACAATCACTATACTCTCTGCAGAAGAAAAATCTTACATGGAACGATTCTTATTTTTCTTTTTTCCTAGGAAGAAAACAGAATATACATTAAAGTTGAAAATTGGTATAGAAATATCAAGTATTGACGTAAACAAAGTGGACTTTAAAAAAATAGATGAAACAAAGCCAAAGTTGTTCAAAAAATCTATTTTGGCTAAAAGAATAAAAGAATAA
- a CDS encoding IS110 family transposase, with protein sequence MLYAGIDVAKHKHDLAVIDSQGEVFIRHLKIQNNREGFTHLQMTFENLRVTTQQEIQIALEDTGHYSYNLIRFLRTHSYSTFSYNPFLIKEFAKKQTLRKTKTDKKDAVTIARKLREDVDKTLFETDTRILELKYATRNVSRLQQARAKQKTNYTRLLDLLFPELAPSLEGQNAHHNQAIYEMLKVFPSPQKIAQAHLTRLTNLLSQSSRGKYGKEQAIAFKQLAASTIGQASAILEFELLQTIDLIEYFTTLLKSAEKEVEKLMKTIDSPILTIPGIGVKLGAIILAEIRSIDHFQTPAQLLAFAGSEPSISTSGENQQENGHMVKRGSTSLRWALHEAARLSTVWAPPMKKYLNKKLEEGKHYTVAITHVVKKLVRIIFHILKTGEPYQENKVVVN encoded by the coding sequence ATGTTATATGCAGGAATAGATGTCGCTAAGCACAAACATGATTTAGCCGTCATTGATAGTCAAGGAGAAGTGTTTATCCGTCACTTAAAAATTCAAAATAACCGGGAGGGTTTCACCCATCTTCAAATGACCTTTGAGAATCTCCGAGTGACCACCCAACAAGAGATTCAAATTGCCTTAGAAGATACGGGACACTATTCCTATAATTTGATTCGTTTTCTCCGTACCCATAGCTATTCTACATTCAGTTATAATCCGTTTTTGATTAAAGAATTTGCCAAAAAACAGACCCTTCGTAAAACTAAGACGGATAAAAAAGATGCCGTGACCATTGCTCGTAAATTACGAGAAGATGTTGATAAAACCTTGTTTGAGACCGATACGCGTATACTTGAGCTGAAGTATGCCACACGAAATGTGAGCCGCCTCCAACAAGCGCGTGCGAAACAAAAGACCAATTATACCCGCTTGTTAGACCTTCTTTTTCCCGAATTAGCGCCTTCTCTGGAAGGGCAAAATGCCCACCATAACCAAGCCATTTATGAGATGCTCAAAGTCTTTCCTTCTCCCCAGAAAATCGCTCAGGCGCATTTGACCCGGTTAACCAACCTTTTATCCCAATCTTCACGGGGAAAATATGGGAAAGAACAAGCCATTGCCTTTAAACAACTGGCAGCTTCGACCATTGGTCAAGCATCCGCTATTTTAGAATTTGAATTACTCCAAACCATTGATTTGATTGAGTATTTCACTACCTTACTAAAAAGCGCGGAGAAGGAAGTTGAAAAACTTATGAAGACCATTGATTCGCCTATACTGACCATTCCAGGCATTGGCGTTAAGCTAGGGGCCATTATTTTAGCTGAGATCCGTTCCATTGATCATTTCCAAACGCCCGCTCAATTACTCGCTTTTGCTGGTTCAGAACCTTCAATCAGTACTTCAGGAGAAAACCAACAAGAGAATGGTCATATGGTGAAGCGTGGTTCCACCTCCTTACGTTGGGCATTACATGAAGCTGCACGACTCTCTACGGTTTGGGCGCCTCCAATGAAAAAGTATTTGAACAAAAAGTTAGAAGAAGGCAAACATTATACGGTCGCCATCACGCATGTAGTAAAAAAACTGGTTCGCATCATTTTCCATATCTTAAAAACAGGAGAGCCCTATCAAGAGAACAAAGTGGTCGTTAACTAA
- a CDS encoding DUF4310 family protein gives MEDITEEKRAKSFWFADWAFPLIVGIMSAAIFTGTYMYIQYGVGAFNEVAIVAMLKAGLDGGSYGAAAAFGASFLFARILEGSLVGILDLGGSILTGLGIGIPAILLSVGITAPLNNFPLALLTGGILGLLIGGIIVLIRKFTINQSSSTFGADIMMGAGNSSGRFLGPLIVLSAAQASIPIGIGATVGALIFYKFEKPIAGGAILGAMVLGAIFPVAV, from the coding sequence ATGGAAGATATAACAGAAGAAAAAAGAGCAAAAAGTTTTTGGTTTGCAGACTGGGCCTTTCCTCTCATAGTTGGAATAATGTCTGCCGCAATTTTTACTGGGACTTACATGTATATTCAGTATGGCGTAGGTGCTTTTAATGAGGTGGCCATCGTAGCGATGCTGAAAGCAGGATTAGATGGTGGTTCTTACGGAGCGGCAGCAGCTTTTGGGGCGAGCTTTTTATTTGCAAGGATCCTTGAGGGTTCATTAGTTGGAATCTTGGATTTAGGCGGTTCGATACTTACTGGGTTAGGCATTGGGATTCCCGCTATTCTATTAAGTGTTGGAATTACTGCACCACTTAACAATTTTCCTTTAGCGCTTCTTACTGGAGGAATACTAGGACTACTTATTGGTGGAATTATTGTACTAATACGTAAATTCACTATTAATCAGTCAAGTTCAACTTTTGGTGCCGATATTATGATGGGAGCAGGAAATTCATCTGGGCGTTTTTTAGGTCCATTGATTGTACTTAGTGCTGCTCAAGCTTCTATTCCAATTGGTATAGGTGCGACTGTTGGGGCCCTAATTTTTTATAAATTTGAAAAGCCAATTGCTGGGGGAGCTATTTTAGGAGCAATGGTATTAGGGGCAATATTCCCAGTGGCTGTCTAG